Proteins encoded within one genomic window of Thermodesulfobacteriota bacterium:
- a CDS encoding RidA family protein, whose protein sequence is MNRETVKTSEAPAAIGPYSQAVISGGFVFCSGQIPLDPATGKLVEGGIREQTERVLRNLEAVLSAAGSGLGSVVKTTVYLVDMGEFQSMNEVYGSFFAGDPPARVTVQVSKLPAGARVEIDAVAVRPT, encoded by the coding sequence ATGAACAGGGAAACGGTGAAGACGTCGGAGGCGCCGGCGGCCATCGGTCCGTATTCCCAGGCGGTGATCTCCGGAGGGTTCGTCTTCTGCTCGGGGCAGATCCCTCTCGATCCGGCGACGGGAAAGCTCGTGGAGGGAGGGATCCGGGAGCAGACGGAGCGGGTGCTGCGGAACCTGGAAGCGGTGCTCTCGGCGGCGGGATCCGGGCTGGGGTCGGTCGTGAAGACGACCGTCTACCTGGTCGACATGGGGGAGTTCCAGTCGATGAACGAGGTCTACGGGTCCTTTTTCGCGGGGGACCCGCCGGCGCGCGTCACGGTGCAGGTTTCGAAGCTGCCGGCGGGGGCGAGGGTCGAGATCGACGCCGTCGCGGTCAGACCGACTTGA
- the rpmB gene encoding 50S ribosomal protein L28, protein MAKCSICGKGPSFGHNVSHANNRTRKVWRPNVQRVKAIQEGTVRHISVCTQCIKSGKVVKSV, encoded by the coding sequence ATGGCGAAGTGCTCGATTTGCGGAAAAGGCCCCAGCTTCGGACACAACGTTTCGCACGCCAACAACAGGACGCGGAAGGTCTGGCGGCCGAACGTCCAGCGCGTGAAGGCGATCCAGGAAGGCACGGTCCGGCACATCAGCGTCTGCACCCAGTGCATCAAGTCGGGAAAGGTCGTCAAGTCGGTCTGA